A section of the Quatrionicoccus australiensis genome encodes:
- a CDS encoding FAD-dependent oxidoreductase, translated as MTKPVAARGGFSRRDFLCTLGAGALAGCAPAGKPALPPGETFGMTQTLGHRLLAGNFPAPDAIRHTGTLIVGGGISGLSAARKLARAAVDDFLVLEMESEAGGNSRAGHSPLVAYPWGAHYLPLPGPEARDVRELLAELGVLQGDPGAVKPVYDERYLCATPQERIYRNGLWQEGLLPQRGLDAGEREQQQRFHAHMQELKQARGKDGRRRFALPMALSSRDADWLALDRIPFSQWLNANGYTAPSLHWLANYACRDDYGSDYRQTSAWAGLHYFACRNGEAANAAPDAVLTAPEGNAWLARGLAASAGERIRSNSLVWRIMEDKHGLTVDVLENDKSIRYQARQLIWAAPAFILPRVWPDMPGDLKSAAQTGEYSPWLTANLHLADFPEERHGAPLAWDNVLHDSPGLGYIVATHQLIRRQQRGTVFTYYRALHDMAPAAGRRLLLETPRETWAEGILAELERVHPDIRRQTTRLDIFRNGHAMRRPTPGSLFSGQREKLAGFRSPRIALAHADLSGFSLFEEALDRGVTAAERLMRA; from the coding sequence TTGACTAAGCCAGTTGCAGCCCGTGGCGGCTTCAGCCGCCGCGACTTTCTCTGCACCCTGGGTGCCGGCGCCCTCGCCGGCTGCGCCCCGGCCGGCAAACCGGCACTGCCGCCGGGCGAAACCTTCGGCATGACGCAAACCCTCGGTCACCGCCTGCTTGCCGGCAACTTTCCCGCCCCCGACGCAATCCGCCATACCGGCACACTGATTGTCGGCGGCGGCATTTCCGGCCTGTCTGCCGCCAGGAAACTGGCGCGCGCAGCGGTCGACGACTTCCTGGTGCTCGAAATGGAAAGCGAAGCCGGCGGCAATTCGCGCGCCGGCCACAGTCCGCTCGTCGCCTATCCCTGGGGCGCCCACTATCTGCCACTGCCCGGCCCCGAAGCGCGCGACGTGCGCGAACTGCTCGCCGAACTCGGCGTCCTGCAAGGCGACCCGGGCGCCGTCAAACCGGTCTACGACGAGCGCTACCTGTGCGCCACGCCGCAGGAGCGCATCTACCGCAACGGCCTGTGGCAGGAAGGCCTGCTGCCGCAACGCGGCCTTGACGCCGGCGAACGCGAACAGCAGCAGCGCTTTCACGCGCACATGCAGGAACTCAAGCAGGCGCGCGGCAAAGACGGCCGACGTCGGTTTGCGCTGCCGATGGCCTTGTCCAGCCGCGATGCCGACTGGCTCGCCCTCGACCGCATACCGTTCAGTCAGTGGCTGAACGCCAACGGCTACACCGCCCCCAGCCTGCATTGGCTGGCCAACTACGCCTGCCGCGACGATTACGGCAGCGACTACCGGCAAACCTCGGCCTGGGCCGGCCTGCACTACTTTGCCTGCCGCAACGGCGAAGCGGCCAACGCCGCCCCCGATGCCGTGCTCACCGCGCCCGAAGGCAACGCCTGGCTGGCGCGCGGCCTGGCGGCCAGCGCGGGCGAACGCATCCGCAGCAACAGCCTGGTCTGGCGCATCATGGAAGACAAGCACGGCCTGACGGTCGACGTGCTGGAAAACGATAAAAGCATCCGCTATCAGGCACGCCAACTGATCTGGGCGGCGCCGGCCTTCATCCTGCCGCGCGTCTGGCCGGACATGCCGGGCGATCTGAAAAGCGCAGCACAGACCGGCGAATACTCGCCCTGGCTGACCGCCAACCTGCATCTTGCCGATTTCCCGGAAGAACGCCACGGCGCGCCGCTGGCCTGGGACAACGTGCTCCACGACAGCCCCGGCCTCGGCTACATCGTCGCCACCCACCAGTTGATCCGCCGCCAGCAGCGCGGCACGGTATTCACTTACTACCGCGCCCTGCATGACATGGCGCCGGCCGCCGGGCGCCGCCTGCTGCTCGAAACGCCGCGCGAAACCTGGGCCGAAGGCATCCTCGCCGAACTCGAACGGGTACACCCCGACATCCGCCGCCAGACCACCCGCCTCGACATCTTCCGCAACGGCCACGCCATGCGCCGCCCGACGCCGGGCAGCCTGTTCAGCGGTCAACGCGAAAAACTGGCCGGTTTTCGCAGCCCGCGTATTGCACTGGCACACGCCGACCTGTCGGGGTTTTCATTGTTCGAGGAGGCGCTTGACCGCGGCGTCACGGCGGCCGAACGCCTAATGCGGGCATAG
- the ftsX gene encoding permease-like cell division protein FtsX, translating into MNAWLSQHQAALSSALRRLWSTPLNTLLSLLVIGIALTLPGFGYVLLDNLRDLGRNASGVQQISLFMQIDASKKDVDEISTRLRQAPNSTWRFVPKEEALKRMQTSEGMADIVASLPRNPLPDAFIIEPANTEPEKLEILRREITGWPKVAHVQLDSAWVKRFDAFLKLGKLALWMLAGIFGAGLVAVTFNTIRLQVMAQAAEIEVARMIGATDAFIRRPFYYFGALQGALGGLLAALLVIGALRLLAGPVGDLAGLYGASFSLRAPGFAAIGVLTGAGAFLGWLGAQLSVSLSLRKFD; encoded by the coding sequence ATGAACGCCTGGCTATCCCAGCACCAGGCGGCCCTCAGCTCGGCCCTGCGCCGCCTCTGGTCGACGCCGCTCAACACGCTGCTTTCTCTGCTCGTCATCGGCATCGCACTGACCCTGCCCGGCTTCGGCTACGTCCTGCTCGACAACCTGCGCGACCTCGGCCGCAACGCTTCCGGCGTGCAGCAGATCAGCCTGTTCATGCAGATCGATGCGAGCAAGAAGGACGTCGATGAAATTTCCACCCGCCTGCGCCAGGCCCCGAACAGCACCTGGCGTTTCGTGCCCAAGGAAGAAGCCCTGAAGCGCATGCAGACCAGTGAAGGCATGGCCGACATCGTCGCCAGCCTGCCGCGCAATCCGCTACCCGACGCCTTCATCATCGAGCCGGCCAATACCGAACCGGAAAAACTCGAAATCCTGCGCCGCGAAATCACCGGCTGGCCCAAGGTTGCCCATGTCCAGCTCGATTCGGCCTGGGTCAAGCGTTTCGATGCCTTCCTCAAGCTCGGCAAGCTGGCGCTGTGGATGCTCGCCGGCATCTTCGGCGCCGGTCTGGTTGCCGTCACCTTCAATACCATCCGCCTGCAGGTCATGGCCCAGGCCGCCGAAATCGAGGTTGCCCGCATGATCGGCGCCACCGACGCCTTCATTCGCCGCCCCTTCTATTATTTCGGCGCCCTGCAGGGTGCGCTTGGCGGCCTGCTGGCGGCGCTGCTGGTGATCGGCGCGCTGCGCCTGCTGGCCGGCCCGGTCGGCGATCTGGCCGGTCTTTATGGCGCCAGCTTCAGCCTGCGTGCGCCAGGATTTGCCGCAATTGGCGTGTTGACCGGTGCCGGTGCCTTCCTCGGCTGGCTCGGCGCACAGCTCTCGGTCAGCCTGTCGCTCAGGAAATTTGACTAA
- a CDS encoding cell division ATP-binding protein FtsE — MILASNLSKRYPGGHEALREVSFEISAGQMTLITGHSGAGKTTLVKLLASVERPTSGSLVVNGQNLSALRRSAIPYLRRNFGLVFQDQKLLFDRSALDNVLLPLQIVGLPHREAVRRARAALDKVGLLAREKAMPIALSGGEQQRLAIARAVVNRPTILLADEPTGNLDAESARDILEIFSAFHQVGVTVVVATHDQSWVERYHPNVLRLDHGRVVA; from the coding sequence ATGATTCTCGCCAGCAATCTTTCCAAGCGTTACCCCGGCGGCCACGAAGCGCTGCGCGAAGTCAGCTTCGAAATTTCGGCCGGCCAGATGACGCTGATCACCGGCCACTCCGGTGCCGGCAAGACAACGCTGGTCAAGCTGCTGGCTTCGGTCGAGCGCCCGACCTCGGGCAGCCTGGTCGTCAATGGCCAGAACCTGTCGGCCCTGCGCCGCAGCGCCATTCCCTACCTGCGGCGCAACTTCGGCCTGGTCTTCCAGGACCAGAAGCTGCTGTTTGACCGCAGCGCCCTCGACAACGTGTTGCTGCCGCTGCAGATCGTCGGCCTGCCGCATCGCGAGGCCGTCCGCCGCGCCCGCGCCGCACTCGACAAGGTCGGCCTGCTCGCCCGCGAAAAGGCGATGCCGATTGCCCTTTCCGGCGGTGAACAACAGCGCCTGGCAATCGCCCGCGCCGTGGTCAATCGCCCAACCATCCTGCTCGCCGACGAACCGACCGGCAATCTCGATGCTGAATCGGCCCGCGACATCCTCGAAATTTTCTCGGCCTTCCACCAGGTCGGCGTCACCGTCGTCGTCGCCACCCACGATCAAAGCTGGGTCGAGCGCTACCATCCGAACGTGCTGCGCCTCGACCACGGGAGGGTCGTCGCATGA
- the ftsY gene encoding signal recognition particle-docking protein FtsY: MFSFLKKSAPETKADAPAPAEAAPSWRERLFKGLAKTRAQLGGKLKSIFARGKVDDELLEELETLLLTSDCGVEATQHLLDELKKAAKRDKLDTPDAIQQALANALLATLQPLEQPLDVGTHKPFVIMIAGVNGAGKTTSIGKLAKYFQNQGKSVLLAAGDTFRAAAREQLETWGERNNVTVIAQDNGDPAAVVFDAISAAKARGIDVVLADTAGRLPTQLHLMEEIAKVRRVIQKVEPSGPHETLLVLDANIGQNALQQVKAFDKAINVTGLVLTKLDGSAKGGVVAAIARQCPKPIRFIGVGEQIDDLRPFSARDFVEALFE, from the coding sequence ATGTTCAGTTTCCTGAAAAAATCCGCTCCCGAAACCAAGGCCGACGCACCGGCCCCGGCGGAAGCCGCCCCATCCTGGCGCGAACGCCTGTTCAAGGGCCTGGCCAAGACACGGGCCCAACTGGGGGGCAAGCTCAAGTCCATCTTCGCCCGCGGCAAGGTCGACGACGAACTCCTCGAAGAACTCGAAACCCTGCTCCTGACCAGCGACTGCGGCGTCGAGGCGACGCAGCACCTGCTCGACGAACTGAAAAAAGCCGCCAAACGCGACAAGCTGGACACGCCGGACGCCATCCAGCAGGCCCTAGCCAACGCCCTGCTCGCCACGCTGCAGCCGCTCGAGCAACCGCTCGACGTCGGCACGCACAAGCCCTTCGTCATCATGATCGCCGGCGTCAATGGCGCCGGCAAGACGACCTCGATCGGTAAACTCGCCAAATACTTCCAGAACCAGGGCAAGAGCGTGCTGCTCGCCGCCGGCGACACCTTCCGCGCCGCCGCGCGCGAACAGCTCGAAACCTGGGGCGAACGCAACAACGTCACGGTCATCGCCCAGGACAACGGTGACCCGGCCGCCGTCGTCTTCGACGCCATCTCCGCGGCCAAGGCGCGCGGCATTGACGTCGTGCTCGCCGACACCGCCGGCCGCCTGCCGACCCAGCTGCACCTGATGGAAGAAATCGCCAAGGTGCGCCGCGTCATCCAGAAGGTCGAACCGAGCGGCCCGCACGAAACCCTGCTCGTGCTCGACGCCAACATCGGCCAGAATGCGCTGCAGCAGGTCAAGGCCTTCGACAAGGCGATCAACGTCACCGGCCTCGTCCTGACCAAGCTCGACGGCTCGGCCAAGGGCGGCGTGGTCGCCGCCATCGCCCGTCAGTGCCCGAAGCCAATCCGTTTCATTGGCGTCGGCGAACAGATCGACGACCTGCGCCCCTTCTCGGCCAGGGATTTTGTCGAGGCGCTGTTTGAGTAG
- a CDS encoding M16 family metallopeptidase has protein sequence MQQLLPFLLAPWLLTAAHANPFETTLQNGLRIIVKEDHRAPTAVQMVWYRVGSIDEVDGASGVAHVLEHMMFKGTPSVGPGEFNKRVAAAGGKDNAFTSRDYTAYFQQVPKEKLADVMQLEADRMRHLNVDAREFAQEIKVVMEERRMRTDDAPEAKLFEQMNAVAFQAHPYRRPVIGWMSDLEQMSAADARAWYDTWYVPNNAYVVISGDVEHAEVFALAEQYYGSLEGRDLPRRKSQIEPQQEGERRITVKAPAELPVLIMGYKAPVLRDVEKESEPYALEMLASVLDGHDAARFNKKLVREDKVALEIGIEYEATARGPGMFYFSGTPSEGHTVADLEAAIRAEIARVQKDGIGEAELKRALAQLVASQVYKLDSMFGQAMEIGQTESAGIPYQQIERMLDKLQKVTAAEVQAVARKYFTDDRLTVGSLDPQPLASKPRRAAVATRH, from the coding sequence ATGCAACAACTTCTCCCCTTTTTGCTGGCGCCGTGGCTGTTGACCGCTGCGCATGCCAACCCCTTCGAGACGACGCTGCAAAACGGCCTGCGCATCATCGTCAAGGAAGACCATCGGGCGCCGACCGCGGTGCAGATGGTCTGGTACCGGGTGGGTAGCATCGACGAGGTGGATGGCGCATCGGGCGTCGCGCACGTGCTCGAGCACATGATGTTCAAGGGCACGCCCAGCGTCGGGCCGGGCGAGTTCAACAAACGGGTCGCCGCTGCCGGCGGCAAGGACAATGCCTTCACCAGCCGCGACTACACGGCCTATTTCCAGCAGGTGCCGAAGGAAAAACTGGCCGACGTGATGCAGCTCGAAGCCGACCGCATGCGCCACCTCAATGTCGACGCCAGGGAGTTCGCGCAGGAAATCAAGGTGGTCATGGAAGAGCGTCGCATGCGTACCGACGATGCGCCGGAAGCCAAGCTCTTCGAACAGATGAATGCGGTCGCCTTCCAGGCGCATCCCTATCGCCGGCCGGTGATCGGCTGGATGAGCGACCTTGAGCAAATGAGCGCGGCCGACGCCAGGGCCTGGTACGACACCTGGTATGTGCCCAACAACGCCTACGTGGTGATCTCCGGCGACGTCGAGCATGCCGAGGTGTTTGCTCTTGCCGAGCAGTATTACGGCAGCCTTGAAGGGCGCGATCTGCCGCGCCGCAAGTCGCAGATCGAACCGCAGCAGGAGGGCGAACGGCGGATCACGGTCAAGGCGCCGGCCGAACTGCCCGTCCTGATCATGGGTTACAAGGCGCCGGTGTTGCGCGATGTCGAGAAGGAAAGCGAGCCTTACGCGCTGGAAATGCTGGCTTCCGTGCTCGATGGCCACGATGCGGCGCGCTTCAACAAGAAACTGGTGCGCGAGGACAAGGTCGCGCTCGAGATCGGCATCGAATACGAAGCCACGGCGCGCGGTCCGGGCATGTTCTATTTTTCCGGCACGCCGTCCGAAGGGCATACGGTGGCCGATCTCGAAGCCGCCATCCGGGCCGAGATCGCGCGCGTGCAGAAGGACGGCATCGGCGAGGCCGAGCTGAAACGGGCGCTGGCGCAACTGGTCGCCAGTCAGGTGTACAAGCTCGACTCGATGTTCGGCCAGGCCATGGAAATCGGCCAGACCGAGTCGGCCGGAATTCCCTATCAGCAGATCGAGCGCATGCTCGACAAGTTGCAGAAGGTTACGGCGGCCGAGGTGCAGGCCGTCGCCCGCAAGTATTTCACCGACGACCGGCTGACCGTCGGCAGCCTCGATCCGCAGCCGCTAGCCAGCAAGCCGCGCCGGGCCGCCGTCGCCACCCGTCACTGA
- a CDS encoding M16 family metallopeptidase → MSLKKLLTATLAFFAMQLAEAGVAIEHWVTPSGARVYFVASRVLPMLDVQVDFAAGSMFDPADKSGLAALTRAVLDLGAGSRDESDIAEQLADLGATLAGGADTDRASISLRTLSALDKRSEALDVLRAVLQEPRFDDAVVVREQARTIASLKDAATRPDAIAGKAFWAAMYPKHPYGRQATPESVATLSREDLLAFHARYYNAANATITLVGDLSRAEAEAVAESLAAGLPQGEAAVLPAPPQKVRGKVTKIAHPASQAHVYIGLPAVERGNPDYFPLLVGNYTLGGGGFVSRLMQEVREKRGYAYSVYSYFSPLRQAGPFQIGLQTKGSQAREATRLARDVLEGFLKVGPSEDELVAAKANLTGSFPLRLDSNKKLLDNVAALGFYGLPLDYLEQYQAKVQAVTVDQVKQAFFRHVKPVDLMTVTVAGE, encoded by the coding sequence ATGAGCCTGAAAAAACTGTTGACCGCTACGCTGGCTTTTTTTGCCATGCAGCTTGCCGAGGCCGGCGTGGCCATCGAGCACTGGGTGACGCCGTCCGGGGCGCGCGTCTATTTCGTCGCCAGCCGGGTGTTGCCGATGCTCGACGTGCAGGTCGATTTCGCCGCCGGTTCGATGTTCGATCCGGCCGACAAGTCGGGGCTGGCCGCACTGACGCGCGCGGTGCTCGATCTCGGTGCGGGCAGTCGCGACGAGAGTGATATTGCCGAGCAGCTTGCCGACCTCGGCGCCACGCTTGCCGGCGGCGCCGATACCGATCGTGCCAGCATCTCCCTGCGTACCTTGTCGGCACTGGACAAGCGCAGCGAAGCGCTCGACGTCCTGCGTGCCGTCCTGCAGGAACCGCGCTTCGACGACGCCGTCGTGGTGCGCGAGCAGGCGCGCACCATCGCCAGCTTGAAGGATGCGGCGACACGGCCGGATGCGATTGCCGGCAAGGCCTTCTGGGCAGCGATGTATCCGAAGCATCCCTATGGTCGGCAGGCGACGCCGGAGTCGGTGGCGACGTTGAGCCGCGAGGATCTGCTGGCTTTTCATGCGCGTTATTACAACGCCGCGAATGCGACGATCACGCTGGTCGGCGACCTGTCGCGAGCCGAGGCCGAAGCGGTCGCCGAATCGCTCGCGGCCGGTCTGCCGCAGGGCGAGGCGGCGGTCTTGCCGGCGCCGCCGCAAAAAGTGCGCGGCAAGGTCACGAAAATTGCCCATCCGGCCAGCCAGGCGCATGTCTATATCGGCCTGCCCGCGGTCGAGCGCGGCAATCCGGATTATTTTCCGCTGCTGGTCGGCAATTACACGCTGGGCGGTGGCGGCTTCGTGTCGCGCCTGATGCAGGAAGTGCGCGAAAAACGCGGCTACGCCTACAGCGTGTATAGCTATTTCTCACCGCTGCGCCAGGCAGGACCGTTCCAGATCGGCCTGCAGACCAAGGGCTCGCAGGCGCGCGAGGCAACCCGGCTGGCGCGCGACGTGCTCGAAGGCTTTCTCAAGGTCGGCCCGAGCGAAGACGAATTGGTGGCGGCCAAGGCCAATCTGACCGGCAGCTTCCCGCTGCGCCTGGACAGCAACAAGAAGCTGCTCGACAACGTTGCGGCGCTCGGCTTCTACGGCCTGCCGCTCGATTATCTCGAGCAATATCAGGCAAAAGTGCAGGCGGTAACGGTCGACCAGGTAAAACAGGCGTTTTTCCGCCATGTCAAACCGGTCGATCTGATGACCGTAACGGTGGCTGGCGAATGA
- the rsmD gene encoding 16S rRNA (guanine(966)-N(2))-methyltransferase RsmD: MNSVRIIGGQWRRRVLKFPDSEGLRPTPDRVRETLFNWLGQELDGWHCLDLFAGSGALGFEAASRGAAKVVMIEQAPRVLAALHANAEMIGAASAVEIRRGDAIQYLSSTKVKFDLIFLDPPYNKGWIPRLEPLLPGVLNEGAVLYVEAEHELEALGEWRTVRHGKAGEVHFHLMRRADV, from the coding sequence ATGAACTCGGTGCGTATCATCGGCGGACAGTGGCGCCGCCGTGTCCTCAAGTTCCCCGACAGCGAAGGCCTGCGCCCGACGCCGGACCGGGTGCGCGAGACGCTGTTCAACTGGCTCGGCCAGGAACTCGACGGCTGGCATTGCCTCGATCTTTTCGCCGGCAGCGGCGCGCTGGGTTTCGAAGCGGCTTCGCGCGGCGCGGCAAAAGTGGTGATGATCGAGCAGGCGCCGCGCGTGCTGGCGGCGCTGCACGCCAACGCCGAAATGATCGGTGCGGCGAGTGCGGTAGAGATACGGCGCGGGGATGCGATACAATATTTGTCCTCGACGAAAGTGAAATTTGATCTGATCTTCCTCGATCCACCCTATAACAAGGGCTGGATTCCGCGCCTGGAGCCGCTTTTGCCCGGTGTCTTGAACGAAGGTGCAGTGCTCTATGTCGAAGCAGAACATGAATTGGAAGCCTTGGGGGAGTGGCGCACGGTGCGCCACGGCAAGGCGGGTGAAGTGCATTTTCACTTGATGCGGCGGGCAGACGTTTGA
- the coaD gene encoding pantetheine-phosphate adenylyltransferase, with amino-acid sequence MNKLNHRVAIYPGTFDPITRGHEDLVRRAAGLFDRLILAIAESPSKQPRFALADRVAMASEILADVGNVEIVGFNTLLMDFVHEQGAKVVVRGLRAISDFEYEFQMAGMNRSVYPEVETVFLTPGEQYMFISATMVREIARLGGDVSKFVQPCVEKRLRAKT; translated from the coding sequence TTGAACAAACTCAATCATCGCGTAGCGATCTATCCGGGGACTTTCGACCCGATCACCCGTGGCCACGAGGATCTCGTGCGGCGGGCGGCCGGTTTGTTCGATCGCCTGATCCTGGCGATCGCCGAAAGCCCGTCGAAGCAGCCGCGCTTTGCGTTGGCTGACCGTGTCGCGATGGCCAGCGAGATTCTGGCCGATGTCGGCAATGTCGAGATTGTCGGTTTCAACACGCTGCTCATGGACTTCGTGCATGAGCAGGGTGCCAAGGTTGTTGTGCGCGGCCTGCGTGCCATTTCCGACTTTGAGTACGAGTTCCAGATGGCCGGCATGAACCGCAGCGTTTATCCGGAAGTCGAAACGGTGTTCCTGACACCCGGCGAGCAATACATGTTCATCTCCGCCACCATGGTTCGCGAAATCGCGCGCCTGGGCGGCGATGTCAGCAAATTTGTCCAACCTTGTGTAGAAAAGCGCCTGCGGGCGAAAACCTGA
- a CDS encoding YfhL family 4Fe-4S dicluster ferredoxin produces MSLIITDECINCDVCEPECPNEAISQGEEIYVIDPNKCTECVGHYDEPQCVQVCPVDCIPKDEAHVETQDMLWVKYEKLTGNKRA; encoded by the coding sequence ATGTCTCTGATCATCACCGACGAGTGCATCAACTGCGATGTCTGCGAACCGGAATGCCCGAACGAAGCAATTTCGCAGGGTGAAGAAATCTATGTAATCGACCCCAACAAGTGCACCGAGTGCGTCGGTCACTACGACGAGCCGCAGTGCGTCCAGGTCTGTCCGGTGGATTGCATCCCCAAGGACGAAGCTCACGTCGAGACCCAGGACATGCTCTGGGTCAAGTACGAAAAGCTCACGGGCAACAAGCGCGCCTGA
- a CDS encoding dynamin family protein yields the protein MSLANQFAAYSSWRARLAVYIGEFQSWLSHNELSDAQTDLRLNQLLERLREDRLNVAFVAEFSRGKSELINAIFFADYGNRMLPSSAGRTTMCPTELLFDANKRPCIELLPIQTRASNSSVTEYKGFADEWTTVRLDTESPEAMQEALRHVSETTRVAPEDAARLGFDVGAGEIDLYPVGDDGLVEIPRWRHAVINFPHPLLKQGLVILDTPGLNAIGAEPELTLSLLPNAHAVLFILAADTGVTQSDLAIWKEHICGGGTTRRGRMVVLNKIDGQWDELKGEAEIEAEIRKQVETSAAILDLPASQVFPVSAQKGLVAKINGDDVLLERSRLPLLEAALSDELIPAKRDIVSESTNSEFSDVSQRALGLLDSRLAGLREQLAELTELRGKNKGVVEYMMGKIRTEKEEFESGLQRYYAVRSVFSTLTNKLFGHLGIDSLRQMTRDTRSTMQDAVFSRTLSEAMANFFGSSREALRKSNGEISEILAMMEAVYKRFAVEHGLKLGTPTTFSLLRYEKELDRLEAWCDTHLSNMVSLLTHDKKNITQKFFDEVAIQVRRAFEHANRDAETWLRTIMAPMETQVREHQIQLKRRLESIKRIHQATDTLEDRIAELQIVENNLLQQSQALEDITAHVRDMLQPVKGNQELRAA from the coding sequence ATGTCGTTAGCCAACCAATTCGCCGCCTACTCCTCCTGGCGCGCCCGCCTCGCCGTTTATATCGGCGAATTCCAGAGCTGGCTGTCGCATAACGAACTGTCCGACGCCCAGACCGACCTGCGCCTCAACCAGTTGCTCGAGCGCCTGCGCGAAGACCGTCTGAACGTTGCCTTCGTCGCCGAGTTCTCGCGCGGCAAGTCGGAACTGATCAACGCCATCTTCTTTGCCGACTACGGCAACCGCATGCTGCCCTCCTCGGCCGGCCGCACAACGATGTGCCCGACCGAACTGCTCTTCGACGCCAACAAGCGCCCCTGCATCGAACTGCTGCCGATCCAGACGCGCGCCTCGAACTCCAGCGTCACCGAATACAAGGGCTTTGCCGACGAATGGACCACGGTTCGCCTCGACACCGAGTCGCCGGAAGCCATGCAGGAAGCGCTGCGCCATGTCAGCGAAACGACCCGGGTCGCACCGGAAGACGCCGCCCGCCTCGGCTTCGATGTCGGCGCCGGCGAAATCGACCTTTATCCTGTCGGCGACGACGGCCTGGTTGAAATCCCGCGCTGGCGCCACGCCGTGATCAATTTCCCGCATCCGCTGCTCAAGCAGGGCCTGGTCATCCTCGACACGCCGGGCCTCAACGCGATCGGCGCCGAACCGGAACTGACCCTGTCGCTGCTCCCCAATGCGCATGCCGTGCTCTTCATTCTCGCTGCCGACACCGGCGTCACGCAGTCCGACCTGGCGATCTGGAAGGAACACATCTGCGGCGGCGGCACCACCCGGCGCGGTCGCATGGTCGTCCTCAACAAGATCGACGGCCAGTGGGACGAACTGAAGGGCGAAGCCGAAATCGAGGCCGAGATCCGCAAACAGGTCGAAACCAGCGCCGCCATCCTCGATTTGCCGGCCAGTCAGGTTTTCCCGGTCTCGGCGCAAAAGGGCCTGGTCGCCAAGATCAACGGCGACGACGTGCTGCTCGAACGCAGCCGCTTGCCGCTGCTCGAAGCCGCCCTCTCCGACGAACTGATTCCGGCCAAGCGCGACATCGTCAGCGAAAGCACCAACAGCGAGTTTTCCGACGTCAGCCAGCGCGCCCTCGGCCTGCTCGACTCCCGCCTCGCCGGTCTGCGCGAGCAACTGGCAGAGCTGACCGAACTGCGCGGCAAGAACAAGGGCGTCGTCGAATACATGATGGGTAAGATTCGCACCGAAAAGGAAGAGTTCGAATCCGGCCTGCAACGCTACTACGCCGTGCGCAGCGTGTTCTCGACACTGACCAACAAGCTGTTTGGTCACCTTGGCATCGACAGCCTACGCCAGATGACCCGCGACACCCGCTCGACCATGCAGGATGCCGTTTTCTCGCGCACCCTGTCCGAGGCGATGGCCAATTTCTTCGGCAGTTCGCGCGAAGCGCTGCGCAAATCGAATGGCGAAATCAGTGAAATCCTCGCCATGATGGAAGCGGTATACAAGCGCTTTGCCGTCGAACACGGCCTCAAGCTCGGCACGCCGACCACCTTCTCGCTGCTCCGTTACGAAAAGGAACTCGATCGCCTGGAAGCCTGGTGTGACACGCATCTCAGCAACATGGTCAGCCTGCTGACGCACGACAAGAAGAACATCACCCAGAAGTTCTTCGACGAAGTCGCCATCCAGGTCCGTCGCGCCTTCGAACACGCCAACCGCGACGCCGAAACCTGGCTGCGCACGATCATGGCGCCGATGGAAACCCAGGTCCGCGAACACCAGATCCAATTGAAGCGTCGCCTCGAAAGCATCAAGCGTATCCACCAGGCCACCGACACGCTGGAAGACCGCATCGCCGAACTGCAGATCGTTGAAAACAATCTGCTACAGCAAAGCCAGGCACTGGAAGACATCACCGCGCACGTCCGCGACATGCTGCAACCGGTCAAAGGCAACCAGGAACTGCGCGCCGCCTGA